The proteins below are encoded in one region of Levilactobacillus namurensis:
- a CDS encoding YjjG family noncanonical pyrimidine nucleotidase produces the protein MDFPILLFDLDQTLFDTDTNAQNALRKLALPFDFAFNDQQVAYWHRLQQIMWADFEQQKLTRETLINTRFERYFAHYGITVDGPTYERAFQQHFFAEHALMPHAQDILARLKAAHYQLAVISNGTRAKQDRQLADSHLDQYFDQVFLSEDLHASKPDRQFFTQVQAGWPQAATTDYLVIGDSLSADIQGANNAQLASVWYNPHQLPNTSHATPTYQITTLPELIDLLK, from the coding sequence ATGGATTTTCCAATTCTACTCTTCGACTTAGACCAGACCCTTTTCGACACCGACACGAACGCCCAAAACGCCCTACGCAAATTAGCGTTACCCTTTGATTTTGCTTTCAATGATCAACAGGTGGCTTACTGGCATCGCCTGCAGCAGATCATGTGGGCCGACTTCGAACAACAAAAGTTAACCCGCGAAACGCTCATCAATACCCGGTTCGAACGGTACTTTGCCCACTACGGCATCACGGTTGATGGTCCCACCTACGAACGGGCCTTTCAACAGCACTTTTTCGCTGAACACGCACTAATGCCCCACGCCCAGGATATTTTAGCCCGCTTAAAGGCCGCTCATTATCAACTGGCCGTAATCTCTAACGGAACCCGAGCCAAGCAAGACCGCCAATTGGCGGATTCCCATCTGGATCAATACTTCGATCAGGTCTTCTTGTCGGAAGACTTGCACGCCAGCAAGCCCGACCGCCAATTCTTTACCCAAGTCCAAGCGGGGTGGCCCCAGGCGGCAACCACCGATTATCTCGTTATCGGTGATTCCCTATCCGCCGACATCCAAGGCGCCAATAACGCCCAATTAGCAAGTGTTTGGTACAATCCACACCAGCTTCCCAACACCTCTCACG
- a CDS encoding alpha/beta hydrolase: MQIKIKRYCVGGILLLMGSLLGLMGPQQLVHAASTTPMTPTLYFHGAPSSYHSERHMVGAAKKAGVTKSVIRADVAASGRVTLVGKFKSTSRTPIVEVNFLNTRNTNYVTNGRWVRNVVRKLQATYHFKQMNMVGHSTGNLAIAYYLLANSTNRRLPKLAKFVSLGGHYDGVLNEGDWPHRIQLTAAGRPTPMDSAYRRLLKLRQRYPKKQTAVLNIYGDLGNGTDSDGRVTNNSSKSLRYLLAKRAKSYRERQFKGAGAQHSRLHHNAQVDRTMIKFLWDK; encoded by the coding sequence ATGCAAATCAAAATTAAACGGTATTGTGTCGGGGGGATTCTCCTGCTAATGGGGAGTTTGCTGGGGCTAATGGGTCCCCAGCAGTTGGTGCACGCTGCTTCGACCACGCCAATGACCCCAACCCTTTACTTTCACGGGGCACCCAGTAGCTACCATTCGGAGCGGCATATGGTTGGCGCGGCGAAGAAGGCTGGTGTGACTAAGTCGGTCATTCGCGCGGACGTTGCGGCGAGTGGTCGGGTGACCTTAGTCGGGAAGTTTAAATCCACTTCACGAACGCCAATCGTTGAAGTTAATTTTTTGAACACGCGGAATACGAATTACGTGACCAATGGCCGTTGGGTCCGCAACGTGGTACGAAAGTTACAAGCCACCTATCACTTTAAGCAGATGAATATGGTGGGTCATTCGACGGGGAATTTGGCGATTGCGTACTACTTATTAGCTAACTCGACCAACCGACGGCTACCTAAGCTGGCTAAATTTGTGTCCTTGGGTGGTCATTACGATGGGGTCCTGAATGAGGGGGACTGGCCTCACCGGATTCAATTGACGGCGGCGGGCCGGCCAACGCCCATGGATTCAGCCTATCGGCGGTTGTTAAAGCTGCGACAACGGTATCCGAAGAAACAAACGGCGGTTTTGAACATTTACGGTGACTTGGGTAATGGGACGGATTCTGATGGACGGGTCACCAATAATTCGTCTAAATCCTTACGTTACTTGCTGGCAAAACGGGCTAAAAGTTATCGTGAGCGGCAGTTTAAAGGCGCGGGGGCCCAACATAGTCGGCTACACCACAACGCCCAAGTCGACCGGACCATGATCAAGTTTCTTTGGGATAAGTAA
- a CDS encoding bifunctional UDP-sugar hydrolase/5'-nucleotidase, with amino-acid sequence MSATPHGLHKALLSLLVPMMVVSGTGNLTTLAQASDRPADVVRVTHQQPEDQYSSVLSEPNFQHRDRHHRHDIPVQFLGINDLHGGLDTSGKAYIGGKVYENTGNVSRLAAYLDQAQRQFRHVHLSRNTFRVQAGDMVGASPANSTLLAHEPTMHALRAMKFQIGTLGNHEFDQGLPEFNRILTGGRPGKDADKLIQRYPHLASKMQEVVANVVRKDNGKQPYGYRPYTIRTVRAHGRSAKVGFIGIETTELPTLTYERNYKDYKVLDEAKTIAKYDRILNAKGVKAVVVLAHRGVQNNKTSAWGNGVDILQRVNKLDPHNNVGLFVGAHTHMYGNALVGKTHVVQALSSARAFDDTQGYINPKTGKFSALETHVYPVLSAKADPKTKSNRRVARIIKDANRRVAGKINAVIGKAASAEAIKQASTANGESPVGELVVDGQLFEAQKNGLKADFAMTNSGGVRSSLNVDANQAITWGAAQAVQPFGNVLQVVEMTGAQVIKALNNQYSGGFKELQVAGLRYTFAAQGKTKQVVQVTKADGQPLDPQATYRVVINDFLHGNKSFTFQGTKIVGSLASDTEVFVQYVKDMQAAGKPIVAPQANRKVFVKADAAVLGTTLPNAQPAA; translated from the coding sequence ATGAGTGCAACACCACATGGATTGCATAAAGCATTACTGAGTTTATTAGTCCCAATGATGGTGGTCAGCGGCACGGGGAATTTAACCACCCTAGCGCAGGCTAGTGACCGACCAGCCGACGTGGTTCGGGTCACCCACCAACAACCAGAGGACCAGTACAGCTCTGTGTTGAGTGAACCTAATTTTCAGCACCGGGATCGGCATCACCGGCATGATATTCCGGTTCAATTTTTAGGGATCAACGACCTACACGGGGGCCTGGATACTTCCGGTAAGGCCTACATCGGGGGAAAGGTTTACGAGAATACGGGAAATGTTAGTCGCTTGGCAGCCTATCTCGACCAGGCTCAGCGGCAATTTCGCCACGTTCACTTGTCCCGGAACACGTTCCGCGTGCAAGCCGGAGACATGGTGGGGGCTTCGCCTGCCAATTCCACTTTGTTAGCACACGAGCCTACCATGCATGCTTTACGGGCCATGAAGTTTCAGATCGGAACGTTGGGTAACCACGAATTTGACCAAGGCTTACCCGAATTCAACCGGATTCTGACGGGTGGCCGTCCGGGCAAGGACGCAGACAAGTTGATTCAACGGTACCCCCACCTAGCTTCTAAGATGCAAGAGGTCGTGGCTAACGTGGTTCGCAAGGATAATGGGAAGCAACCTTACGGATACCGGCCGTACACGATTCGGACGGTGCGCGCCCACGGACGTAGCGCAAAGGTCGGCTTCATCGGTATCGAAACCACGGAATTACCAACGTTGACCTATGAACGGAATTACAAGGACTACAAAGTCTTGGACGAAGCCAAGACGATTGCCAAGTATGATCGAATCTTGAACGCGAAGGGTGTTAAGGCGGTAGTGGTCTTAGCACACCGGGGTGTCCAGAACAACAAGACTAGTGCTTGGGGGAATGGTGTTGATATTCTACAACGCGTGAATAAACTTGACCCCCACAACAATGTTGGCCTGTTTGTCGGGGCCCATACACACATGTATGGGAATGCTTTAGTGGGCAAGACCCACGTTGTTCAGGCCTTATCCAGTGCCCGGGCGTTTGATGACACTCAGGGCTACATTAATCCTAAGACGGGTAAGTTTAGTGCACTAGAGACTCACGTTTACCCGGTATTGTCGGCTAAAGCTGACCCTAAGACCAAGAGTAACCGGCGGGTTGCTCGGATTATTAAAGATGCCAATCGGCGGGTTGCCGGTAAGATCAATGCCGTGATTGGTAAGGCAGCTTCCGCAGAAGCTATTAAGCAAGCTTCAACGGCGAACGGTGAATCCCCCGTGGGCGAATTAGTGGTGGATGGTCAGTTATTCGAAGCCCAGAAGAACGGGCTTAAGGCAGACTTTGCGATGACCAACTCCGGTGGGGTCCGGTCTAGTTTAAATGTCGACGCTAACCAGGCCATCACTTGGGGTGCGGCTCAGGCCGTACAACCATTCGGGAACGTCTTGCAAGTCGTTGAAATGACGGGAGCGCAAGTGATTAAAGCCTTAAATAACCAATACAGTGGGGGCTTTAAGGAATTACAAGTCGCGGGGTTACGTTACACGTTCGCAGCTCAAGGAAAGACTAAACAAGTTGTACAAGTGACCAAAGCCGATGGACAGCCGTTAGATCCACAAGCTACCTACCGGGTAGTGATTAACGACTTCTTACACGGGAACAAGAGCTTTACCTTCCAAGGGACCAAGATTGTAGGGTCTCTGGCTTCTGATACTGAAGTGTTTGTGCAATACGTGAAGGATATGCAGGCGGCGGGTAAGCCAATCGTTGCCCCTCAAGCTAACCGCAAAGTATTTGTGAAAGCAGATGCTGCGGTGCTGGGGACGACGTTGCCTAATGCGCAACCAGCAGCTTAA